A genomic window from Prunus persica cultivar Lovell chromosome G2, Prunus_persica_NCBIv2, whole genome shotgun sequence includes:
- the LOC18786078 gene encoding delta(8)-fatty-acid desaturase 1, translated as MEGERKYITCEELKEHNKPGDLWISIQGKVYNVSDWAKEHPGGDTILFNLAGQEVTDAFIAYHPSTAWQYLNKLFTGYYLKDFKVSEVSKDYRRMASEFSRLGLFEKKGHGAMYSILIITTLLHLVVYGVLKSESVLVHLVCGMMLGALWIEGAYIGHDAGHYQIMSSRKCNDIAQILAGNCLTGISIAWWKWTHNAHHIACNSLDYDPDLQHIPVFAVSTKFFNSITSIFYGRELKFDPVARFLISYQHFTYYPVMVVGRVNLFIQTFLLLFSRGNVPHRALNIMGILVFWTWFPLLVSCLPTWSERVMFVLASFTVTALQHIQFTLNHFSGDTYLGPPTSSDWFEKQAAGTLDISCSTRMDWFFGGLQFQLEHHLFPRLPRCQLRTIAPTVKDLCKKHNLPYRSLSFWEANMSTIRTLRTAALQARDLSNPVPKNLVWEALNTHG; from the coding sequence ATGGAGGGAGAGAGGAAGTACATTACGTGTGAGGAGCTGAAGGAGCACAACAAGCCAGGGGACTTGTGGATCTCTATCCAGGGTAAGGTTTACAATGTCTCTGATTGGGCCAAGGAACACCCTGGTGGGGATACAATTCTCTTCAATTTGGCTGGTCAAGAGGTCACTGATGCATTCATAGCATACCATCCTAGCACTGCATGGCAGTACCTGAACAAATTATTCACTGGGTATTATCTAAAAGATTTCAAGGTCTCTGAGGTGTCCAAGGACTATAGGAGGATGGCCTCTGAGTTTTCCAGACTGGGTTTGTTCGAAAAGAAAGGGCATGGTGCTATGTACTCTATTCTGATCATTACAACCCTGCTTCACCTTGTTGTGTATGGTGTGTTGAAATCTGAGAGTGTTTTGGTCCATTTGGTTTGTGGTATGATGTTGGGAGCGCTCTGGATTGAGGGTGCTTATATTGGTCATGATGCTGGCCATTACCAGATCATGTCAAGCAGAAAGTGCAACGACATTGCTCAGATTCTGGCTGGGAATTGCCTTACTGGGATCAGCATTGCTTGGTGGAAATGGACTCACAATGCTCACCACATTGCCTGCAACAGCCTTGATTATGATCCTGATCTCCAGCACATTCCAGTCTTTGCAGTGTCCACAAAATTCTTTAATTCAATCACATCAATCTTTTACGGTAGGGAGTTGAAGTTTGATCCTGTGGCTAGATTTTTAATCAGCTACCAGCATTTTACATATTACCCAGTCATGGTGGTTGGAAGGGTTAACTTGTTCATACAAACATTCTTGTTATTGTTCTCAAGGGGTAATGTCCCGCACAGAGCTTTGAACATAATGGGGATCCTTGTTTTCTGGACTTGGTTTCCTCTTCTTGTTTCATGCCTGCCCACTTGGAGTGAGAGGGTGATGTTTGTGCTGGCCAGCTTTACAGTGACAGCACTTCAGCACATCCAATTCACCTTGAACCATTTCTCAGGAGATACATATCTTGGACCACCCACATCAAGTGATTGGTTTGAGAAGCAAGCAGCAGGGACTTTGGATATTTCTTGCTCAACTAGGATGGATTGGTTCTTTGGTGGCCTGCAATTTCAGCTTGAGCACCATTTGTTTCCCAGGTTGCCTCGTTGCCAGCTGAGGACGATTGCTCCTACTGTTAAGGACCTATGCAAGAAGCACAATTTGCCTTACAGGAGCTTGTCCTTCTGGGAGGCCAATATGTCCACCATTAGGACTCTAAGGACTGCTGCCCTGCAGGCCAGGGACCTGTCCAATCCTGTCCCAAAGAACTTAGTCTGGGAAGCTCTGAATACCCATGGCTGA